From a region of the Fischerella sp. JS2 genome:
- a CDS encoding phosphatase PAP2 family protein produces MGNSLNHFPNGNPLIQALHTAVKGRARYKVNGLYYSENLKTYLESRLSEEKIITQVRANPVTGNVLVLFHPEINPNAIAWLLQEIVVDYTKIIRKLPVKTAITNPAQKKVRNSPILTLPVQKQLNKANSKLILVSGAVSTFVLCATWLRRSGLDEVILLTIQKLHTPLLDRIMLSITFLGEPLVLLLVCLGLATRSAYNQRSWEANNLTLAAVGAIGLNIFLKELFRRARPVLWDHLVNVRHYSFPSGHAMASMVIYGLIGYTLAKQYPQYRRLIFIGTAALILAIGLTRLYIGVHWPTDVVAGYAVGLVWLAACIQRMELTLPS; encoded by the coding sequence ATGGGCAATTCTCTCAATCATTTCCCCAACGGAAATCCTTTGATACAGGCGCTACATACTGCTGTCAAAGGCAGGGCTAGATATAAGGTCAATGGACTGTATTATTCAGAAAATCTAAAAACATACCTGGAATCTAGATTGTCAGAAGAGAAAATAATTACACAAGTTCGTGCTAATCCTGTGACAGGAAATGTCCTGGTTCTTTTCCATCCAGAGATTAACCCAAATGCGATCGCTTGGCTTTTGCAAGAAATCGTTGTAGATTACACAAAAATCATTAGGAAATTACCTGTAAAAACAGCTATCACCAACCCAGCACAAAAAAAAGTTAGGAATTCACCTATCTTGACCCTGCCTGTGCAGAAACAACTAAACAAAGCAAATAGTAAACTGATTCTGGTATCAGGAGCTGTTTCCACCTTCGTTTTATGTGCCACATGGTTGCGTAGGTCTGGATTAGACGAAGTAATTTTACTAACAATTCAAAAGTTGCACACGCCACTTTTAGACCGCATCATGCTTAGTATCACTTTTTTGGGTGAGCCGCTAGTTTTGTTGTTGGTTTGTCTGGGATTGGCAACTAGATCAGCATACAATCAGCGTTCTTGGGAAGCAAATAACTTAACTCTAGCCGCAGTTGGTGCGATCGGCTTGAATATTTTTCTCAAAGAACTATTTCGTCGGGCGCGTCCAGTGCTGTGGGATCATCTTGTCAATGTACGTCACTATAGCTTTCCTAGCGGTCACGCTATGGCATCAATGGTGATTTATGGTTTGATTGGTTACACCTTAGCAAAGCAATATCCTCAATATCGGCGACTGATTTTTATCGGAACTGCCGCTTTAATTTTGGCGATCGGTTTAACTCGGCTGTATATAGGTGTACATTGGCCTACTGATGTAGTCGCTGGCTATGCTGTAGGTTTAGTCTGGTTGGCTGCGTGTATTCAAAGAATGGAATTGACACTCCCCAGCTAA
- the mfd gene encoding transcription-repair coupling factor has product MAFSSIVRALGRSPLTTEFISKLNRQKNLHLNGIPRLPKGLLASALAQTEGQNLFVVCATLEEAGRWTAQLEAMGWQTIHFYPTSEASPYEPFDPETEMTWGQMQVLADLVRFGTQEDGEVGRLGDGETVSPHHPITNSRMAIIATHAALQPHLPPPTSFAPLCLTLKQGMELDLNSFSEKLASLGYERVALVETEGQWSRRGDIVDVFPVSSELPVRLEWFGDEIEQIREFDPATQRSALDKIDQLILTPTSFAPVVMAALSGERLENVKTYLSAVEQEQIEAGASLEGSRRFLGLAFTKPASLLDYLPANTFIAIDEPEQCHAHSDRWVENAEEQWLLLGSRGADEEEGDRALEAALIALPKIHCCFDDCLAASQAFKKIYLSEIAEENQGINLACRGLPTTPHAYAKIAETLRQERERNFSIWLISAQPSRSVSLLQEHDCPAQFIPNPRDYQAIDKLQINHVPVALKYSGLAELEGFILPTFRTVIVTDREFYGQHTLATFGYIRKRRKAASKQVDPNKLRPGDYVVHRNHGVGKFLKLESLTLNNETRDYLVVQYADGLLRVAADQVNALSRFRTTSDKPPELNKMTGKAWENTKNKVRKAIKKLAVDLLKLYAARSQQKGFAFPADMPWQQELEDSFPYQPTTDQLKAVQDVKRDMESNRPMDRLVCGDVGFGKTEVAIRAIFKAVTAGKQVALLAPTTILTQQHYHTLKERFAPYPINIGLLNRFRSPQERRDIQKRLASGELDVVVGTHQLLSKDVNFKDLGMLVVDEEQRFGVNQKEKIKTLKTQVDVLTLSATPIPRTLYMSLSGIREMSLITTPPPSRRPIKTHLAPMHPETVRSAIRQELDRGGQVFYVVPRVEGIEERTDELREMIPGARIVIAHGQMEAGELESIMLSFSSAEADILVCTTIIESGLDIPRVNTILIEDAHRFGLAQLYQLRGRVGRAGIQAHAWLFYPKQRTLSDAARQRLRAIQEFTQLGSGYQLAVRDMEIRGVGNLLGAEQSGQMEAIGFDLYMEMLEEAIREIRGQEIPQVEDTQIDLNLTAFVPADYIPDIDQKMSAYRAVAAAKSQEELTQIAAEWSDRYGTIPKPASQLLRVMELKQLAKKLGFSRIKPEAKQHVVLETPMEEPAWNLLAGNLPENLKSRFVYSPGKVTVRGLGVFKADQQLQTLIDAFEKMQGAVVEAAVI; this is encoded by the coding sequence ATGGCATTTTCTTCCATTGTGCGCGCTCTAGGGCGATCGCCGCTCACCACAGAATTTATCTCTAAGCTGAATCGGCAAAAAAATTTACATTTAAATGGTATTCCTCGCCTACCAAAAGGCTTACTAGCTTCGGCACTGGCTCAAACTGAAGGACAAAATTTATTTGTGGTCTGTGCCACTTTGGAGGAAGCTGGACGCTGGACAGCACAACTGGAAGCGATGGGATGGCAAACTATACATTTTTATCCCACATCCGAAGCATCCCCCTACGAACCTTTTGACCCTGAAACCGAAATGACTTGGGGACAGATGCAGGTATTGGCAGACTTAGTGAGATTTGGAACCCAGGAAGATGGGGAGGTGGGGAGGTTGGGAGATGGGGAGACAGTTTCACCCCATCACCCCATCACTAACAGCCGAATGGCCATCATCGCCACTCACGCCGCCCTGCAACCCCACTTACCACCACCAACTAGCTTTGCTCCTTTGTGTCTCACTCTCAAACAAGGGATGGAGTTGGATTTAAATAGTTTCAGTGAAAAATTAGCGAGTCTAGGGTACGAACGGGTTGCATTAGTAGAAACAGAAGGGCAGTGGAGTCGGCGGGGTGATATTGTAGACGTGTTCCCTGTGTCTTCTGAACTACCAGTCCGCTTGGAGTGGTTTGGGGACGAAATCGAGCAAATCCGAGAATTTGATCCAGCAACTCAACGTTCAGCTTTAGATAAAATTGACCAGTTAATTCTTACTCCCACTAGCTTTGCGCCTGTGGTGATGGCAGCATTGAGTGGAGAGAGGCTAGAAAATGTCAAAACTTATCTTTCCGCAGTCGAACAAGAACAGATTGAAGCAGGTGCATCGTTGGAAGGTAGCCGTCGGTTTTTAGGGTTGGCTTTCACAAAACCAGCTTCATTATTAGATTATTTACCAGCAAATACCTTTATTGCAATTGATGAGCCAGAACAGTGTCATGCTCATAGCGATCGCTGGGTGGAAAATGCCGAGGAACAATGGCTACTTTTAGGGAGTAGAGGAGCAGATGAAGAGGAAGGTGATCGTGCCTTAGAAGCAGCCTTGATCGCCTTACCAAAAATTCATTGTTGTTTTGATGATTGTTTAGCTGCTTCCCAAGCATTTAAAAAGATATATCTATCAGAAATTGCCGAAGAAAATCAAGGTATAAATCTTGCTTGTCGTGGACTACCGACGACACCGCACGCTTATGCCAAAATTGCCGAAACACTTAGACAAGAGCGTGAGCGCAATTTCTCGATTTGGTTAATTTCGGCACAACCCAGTCGTTCTGTCTCACTGTTGCAAGAACACGATTGTCCGGCTCAGTTTATCCCTAATCCCCGTGACTACCAGGCGATCGACAAGTTACAAATTAATCACGTACCAGTTGCTCTGAAATATTCCGGTTTGGCAGAGTTGGAAGGCTTTATTCTGCCGACTTTTCGCACAGTGATTGTCACTGACCGGGAATTTTACGGGCAGCATACTCTGGCAACCTTCGGTTATATCCGCAAGCGGCGTAAAGCTGCTTCTAAGCAAGTAGACCCCAACAAACTCCGTCCCGGTGATTATGTAGTTCACAGAAATCACGGTGTCGGTAAATTCCTCAAGTTGGAAAGTCTCACGCTTAACAATGAAACCCGTGATTATTTGGTGGTGCAATATGCAGATGGTTTATTGCGGGTAGCAGCCGATCAAGTTAATGCTTTATCACGTTTTCGTACCACCAGCGACAAGCCCCCAGAATTAAACAAAATGACTGGTAAGGCTTGGGAAAATACCAAGAACAAAGTCCGCAAAGCTATAAAGAAACTGGCGGTGGACTTGCTGAAATTATATGCAGCGCGATCGCAACAAAAAGGTTTTGCCTTTCCGGCAGATATGCCTTGGCAGCAAGAACTAGAAGATTCGTTCCCTTACCAACCCACAACCGATCAGCTCAAAGCTGTGCAAGATGTGAAACGGGACATGGAAAGCAATCGCCCAATGGATCGCTTAGTGTGTGGCGATGTCGGTTTCGGTAAAACTGAGGTGGCTATCCGCGCTATCTTTAAAGCAGTCACCGCCGGCAAACAAGTGGCACTCCTTGCACCTACTACTATCCTAACGCAGCAACACTATCACACTCTTAAAGAACGCTTTGCACCTTACCCAATTAACATTGGTTTACTGAACCGCTTCCGCAGTCCCCAAGAACGTCGCGATATTCAAAAACGCCTAGCATCAGGTGAATTAGATGTAGTTGTAGGTACACACCAACTATTGAGTAAAGATGTAAATTTCAAAGATTTGGGAATGTTAGTGGTGGATGAAGAACAACGGTTTGGGGTGAATCAAAAAGAAAAAATTAAAACTTTAAAAACTCAGGTAGATGTACTGACTCTCTCAGCCACACCCATCCCGCGCACCTTATATATGTCTTTGTCGGGTATCCGGGAAATGAGTTTGATTACTACACCGCCACCATCCCGTCGTCCGATCAAGACTCATCTTGCACCAATGCACCCAGAAACAGTCCGCAGTGCGATTCGGCAAGAACTCGACAGAGGCGGACAGGTGTTTTATGTCGTACCCCGTGTCGAAGGTATCGAAGAAAGAACAGATGAGTTGCGGGAAATGATCCCGGGGGCGAGAATAGTGATCGCTCACGGGCAAATGGAAGCAGGCGAATTAGAATCGATCATGCTTTCCTTCAGTAGTGCGGAAGCAGATATTTTGGTTTGTACGACGATTATTGAATCTGGTTTAGATATTCCCCGTGTCAACACGATTTTAATTGAAGATGCCCATCGTTTTGGTTTAGCACAGTTGTATCAGTTGCGGGGAAGAGTAGGACGTGCAGGAATTCAGGCTCACGCTTGGCTATTTTACCCGAAGCAACGCACACTATCTGATGCTGCCCGCCAGCGTCTACGAGCCATCCAGGAATTTACACAGTTGGGTTCTGGATATCAATTAGCTGTGCGAGATATGGAAATTCGCGGTGTTGGTAACTTATTGGGTGCAGAACAATCAGGGCAAATGGAAGCTATCGGTTTCGATTTATACATGGAAATGTTGGAAGAAGCCATTCGGGAAATCCGGGGACAAGAAATACCCCAAGTTGAAGATACCCAAATTGATCTCAACCTTACAGCCTTTGTTCCTGCTGATTACATCCCTGATATTGACCAAAAAATGAGCGCTTACCGTGCGGTGGCTGCTGCTAAATCTCAAGAAGAACTAACACAAATTGCTGCCGAGTGGAGCGATCGCTACGGTACAATTCCCAAACCTGCTAGTCAACTATTGCGAGTGATGGAATTGAAACAATTAGCTAAAAAACTAGGCTTTAGTCGCATTAAACCAGAAGCAAAACAACACGTTGTTTTAGAAACACCAATGGAAGAACCTGCTTGGAATTTGTTAGCAGGAAATTTACCAGAAAATCTCAAATCTCGTTTTGTTTATTCACCAGGAAAAGTCACAGTGCGTGGTTTGGGAGTGTTCAAGGCAGATCAGCAGTTGCAAACCCTCATAGATGCATTTGAGAAAATGCAGGGTGCGGTTGTGGAAGCGGCGGTTATTTAA
- a CDS encoding sodium-dependent bicarbonate transport family permease, giving the protein MDANLIVSNILNPPILFFFLGMTAVFVKSDLEIPAPVPKLFSLYLLFAIGFKGGVELMKSSVTQEVILTLVAAVLMACVVPIYTFFILRLKLDTYDAAAIAATYGSISAVTFITASAFLNELGITFDGYMVAALALMESPAIIVGLILVNLFTSDGKRDFSWPEVLRDAFLNSSVFLLVGSLLIGFLTGEHGWQVLEPFTQGMFYGVLTFFLLDMGLVAARRIKDLQKTGVFLISFAILIPIVNAVIGLAIAKAIGMPQGDALLFAVLCASASYIAVPAAMRLTVPEANPSLYVSTALAVTFPFNIIVGIPLYLYGINLFWR; this is encoded by the coding sequence ATGGATGCCAATTTGATCGTATCCAACATCCTCAATCCCCCAATCTTGTTTTTTTTCTTGGGAATGACTGCTGTTTTTGTCAAGTCTGACTTAGAAATTCCCGCACCTGTACCCAAACTTTTTTCGCTTTATTTGCTGTTTGCAATTGGGTTTAAGGGAGGGGTAGAACTGATGAAAAGTAGCGTTACTCAAGAAGTAATACTGACACTTGTAGCAGCAGTACTGATGGCTTGTGTTGTGCCGATTTACACTTTTTTTATTTTAAGGCTGAAGCTAGATACTTACGATGCTGCTGCGATCGCTGCGACTTATGGTTCTATCAGTGCTGTTACTTTCATTACGGCGAGTGCCTTTTTAAATGAACTGGGCATTACTTTTGATGGTTACATGGTAGCAGCCTTAGCTCTGATGGAATCCCCAGCCATCATTGTTGGTTTGATCCTGGTGAATCTATTCACTAGTGATGGCAAGCGGGACTTTTCTTGGCCGGAAGTTTTAAGAGACGCATTTCTCAACAGTTCAGTCTTTCTTTTAGTTGGTAGTCTGCTGATTGGATTCTTAACAGGGGAACACGGTTGGCAGGTTTTAGAACCCTTTACTCAGGGAATGTTTTATGGCGTTCTCACCTTCTTTTTACTAGATATGGGGTTAGTCGCAGCTAGAAGAATTAAAGACTTACAAAAAACTGGGGTTTTTCTGATCTCATTTGCCATCCTGATCCCAATAGTCAATGCAGTCATTGGGTTAGCGATCGCCAAAGCAATTGGTATGCCTCAAGGAGATGCACTTTTATTTGCTGTGTTGTGTGCGAGTGCCTCTTACATAGCTGTGCCAGCAGCGATGCGATTAACCGTTCCAGAAGCAAATCCCAGCTTGTACGTTTCTACTGCTCTGGCAGTTACATTTCCGTTCAACATTATTGTAGGAATTCCGCTATATCTGTACGGAATTAACCTATTTTGGAGGTAA
- a CDS encoding NYN domain-containing protein has product MSNTTNFNKKNTQNQAWRHQSLYQEQNLIEGETQDTKIDEIPEFSEESTIYNISNRGRVVILIDGSNLFYAALQLGIEIDYSKLLSYLVKDGRLLRAFFYSGVDRTNDKQQGFLLWMRRNGYRVVTKDVVQFPDGSKKANLEVEIAVDMMTLASHCDTVVLVSGDGDLAYAVNAVSYKGVRVEIVSLHSMASESLINYADCFIDLDSIKEEIQKVSNTGYM; this is encoded by the coding sequence ATGTCTAACACTACCAATTTTAATAAAAAAAACACTCAAAATCAAGCATGGCGACACCAATCCCTATATCAAGAACAAAATCTAATTGAAGGAGAAACTCAAGACACAAAAATTGATGAAATACCGGAATTTTCGGAAGAAAGTACGATTTATAACATTTCCAATCGCGGGCGTGTAGTGATTTTGATTGATGGTTCTAACCTCTTTTATGCTGCTTTGCAATTAGGGATTGAAATTGATTACTCCAAGCTACTGTCTTATTTAGTAAAAGACGGTAGACTACTGCGTGCTTTCTTTTATAGTGGAGTTGACCGTACCAACGATAAACAACAGGGTTTTTTGTTATGGATGCGTCGTAATGGCTATCGCGTAGTCACCAAAGATGTAGTTCAATTTCCTGATGGCTCTAAAAAAGCCAATTTAGAAGTAGAAATTGCTGTAGATATGATGACTTTAGCTTCCCACTGCGACACAGTGGTTTTAGTCAGTGGGGATGGAGACTTAGCTTACGCTGTAAATGCAGTTTCCTATAAAGGAGTGAGAGTAGAAATTGTCAGTCTGCACTCTATGGCTAGTGAGAGTCTAATTAATTATGCTGACTGTTTTATTGATCTCGATAGCATTAAAGAAGAAATTCAAAAAGTTTCGAATACTGGCTATATGTAG
- a CDS encoding aldo/keto reductase, which translates to MTNDKKLFLPTIGCGTWAWGNRLLWGYDESMDSQLQAVFDLCVSHGVTLFDTGDSYGTGKLNGRSELLLGRFTREYQGVGKENICIATKLAAYPWRLTRQSMVRACQASAKRLGKNVDLVQMHWSTANYAPWQEGALLDGLGDLYEQGLVKGVGLSNYGSKRLKQVHKKFAERGISIATLQIQYSLLSTYPVTQLGIKKVCDELGIKLIAYSPLALGILTGKYSEQGPFPKGIRGLLFRQLLPGVRSLLTCLQQIAQSRNKTMSQVALNWCICKGTIPIPGAKSVEQAQDNIGTLGWQLNCGEIAELDKAAASTDKKMVQNIFQTK; encoded by the coding sequence ATGACAAATGACAAAAAACTTTTTCTGCCAACAATAGGTTGTGGAACTTGGGCATGGGGCAATCGGCTGCTGTGGGGATACGATGAAAGTATGGATAGCCAGTTGCAAGCTGTCTTTGACCTTTGCGTAAGTCATGGTGTAACTTTATTTGATACGGGCGACTCTTACGGAACGGGAAAATTGAATGGTCGTAGTGAGTTACTTTTAGGAAGATTTACTAGAGAATATCAAGGTGTAGGTAAAGAAAATATTTGCATTGCCACTAAACTTGCTGCTTATCCTTGGAGATTGACGCGCCAGTCTATGGTGCGGGCTTGTCAAGCCTCTGCTAAGCGTTTGGGAAAAAATGTAGATTTGGTACAAATGCACTGGTCTACAGCTAACTATGCTCCTTGGCAAGAAGGGGCGCTGTTGGATGGTTTAGGAGATCTCTACGAACAAGGTTTGGTGAAAGGAGTAGGTTTATCTAATTACGGATCGAAACGGCTTAAACAGGTGCATAAAAAGTTTGCAGAACGAGGAATATCAATTGCGACTCTGCAAATACAATACTCATTACTGTCTACTTATCCTGTCACTCAACTGGGGATTAAAAAGGTTTGTGACGAACTAGGAATTAAACTAATTGCCTACAGTCCTTTGGCATTGGGAATATTAACAGGAAAATATTCTGAGCAAGGCCCGTTTCCCAAAGGAATTCGGGGACTATTGTTTAGACAGTTATTACCAGGGGTGCGATCGCTTTTAACCTGTTTACAACAGATTGCTCAGTCTAGAAATAAAACCATGTCCCAAGTAGCTCTCAACTGGTGTATCTGCAAGGGAACTATTCCTATCCCTGGAGCCAAAAGTGTAGAACAGGCACAAGATAATATTGGCACTTTAGGTTGGCAACTCAACTGTGGCGAAATTGCAGAACTGGACAAAGCAGCAGCAAGTACAGATAAAAAAATGGTACAAAATATTTTTCAGACAAAATAG
- a CDS encoding glycoside hydrolase family 10 protein, protein MASKFHKQSRRSHMWVDKKSYKLQDCWPPSRRWLKYLLPLLFLMSFLTTSLVNNLNSATAEVSRQEIRGVWMTNNDFNTLRDRTKVQNAVRQLRELNFNTIYPVVWNSGYVMYPSAVAKREGIQPFVLRGSDGHDILADLINQAHRQGLLVIPWFEFGFMAPQMSELVLNHPDWFTQKRDGSQTSISAAGEVMWLNPFHPKVQEFITNLIVEIVTQYDVDGIQFDDHMSLPREFGYDKYTTALYTQETQNNPPSNPEDPAWMRWRADKITAFMVQLNQAVKARKPNAIFSVSPNYYDFAYKFQLQDWLAWLDQNIVDELIMQVYRSNLESFVAKLSRPEIQISQQKIPTGIGIMTGLRNNPVPIQQIKSQVRAAQERGLGVAFFYYESLWEYAPETPDKRQAAFKTLFANPALRARVE, encoded by the coding sequence ATGGCTAGTAAATTTCATAAACAAAGCAGACGATCGCACATGTGGGTAGATAAAAAATCATACAAACTTCAAGATTGCTGGCCTCCTAGCAGGCGATGGCTTAAGTATCTTCTCCCACTACTTTTTTTAATGTCATTCTTGACAACATCTTTGGTTAATAACCTTAACTCTGCAACCGCAGAGGTTTCTCGTCAAGAAATTCGTGGTGTGTGGATGACCAACAATGACTTTAACACCCTCAGGGATCGTACCAAAGTCCAAAATGCCGTTAGACAATTACGGGAATTGAACTTCAACACAATCTATCCCGTGGTGTGGAACTCTGGTTATGTCATGTATCCTAGTGCCGTAGCCAAACGCGAAGGTATCCAACCCTTTGTATTGCGAGGTTCAGATGGACATGATATCTTAGCAGACTTGATTAACCAAGCCCATCGTCAGGGCCTACTTGTGATTCCCTGGTTTGAGTTCGGTTTTATGGCTCCCCAGATGTCGGAACTGGTATTGAACCATCCAGATTGGTTTACTCAGAAACGGGATGGTAGCCAAACTTCCATCAGTGCTGCGGGTGAGGTGATGTGGCTCAATCCCTTTCATCCAAAAGTACAAGAGTTCATCACTAATCTCATCGTCGAAATCGTTACCCAATATGATGTCGATGGTATTCAGTTTGATGACCACATGAGTTTACCCCGCGAATTTGGCTACGACAAATACACAACTGCCTTGTATACTCAGGAAACTCAAAACAATCCACCTAGCAATCCCGAAGATCCAGCATGGATGCGCTGGCGGGCAGATAAGATTACAGCGTTTATGGTACAACTCAATCAAGCTGTAAAAGCCAGAAAACCCAATGCCATTTTCTCCGTTTCCCCTAATTACTACGACTTTGCTTATAAATTCCAGTTGCAAGATTGGCTAGCTTGGCTCGATCAAAATATTGTAGATGAGCTAATCATGCAAGTATATCGTTCCAATTTGGAAAGTTTCGTTGCTAAGCTTTCTCGTCCTGAAATTCAGATATCACAACAAAAAATACCAACAGGCATTGGTATTATGACAGGGTTACGAAATAATCCTGTGCCGATCCAACAAATTAAATCACAGGTGCGGGCTGCCCAAGAACGTGGTTTAGGCGTGGCTTTCTTCTATTACGAAAGCTTGTGGGAATATGCCCCAGAAACACCTGATAAGCGCCAGGCTGCATTTAAAACTCTGTTTGCAAATCCTGCACTCCGTGCCAGAGTTGAGTAA
- a CDS encoding P-II family nitrogen regulator has protein sequence MHLVKKIEIIANSFELAKILESLDKSGVHGHIVIRNVAGKGLRGTAEDLDMTMLDNVYIIAFCMPEQLKSAVENIRPVLNKFGGTCYVSDVMEIRSLKCVASL, from the coding sequence ATGCACCTAGTCAAAAAAATAGAAATTATTGCCAACTCTTTTGAACTGGCCAAAATTTTGGAGAGTTTAGACAAATCAGGTGTACATGGTCATATTGTAATTCGTAATGTCGCTGGCAAAGGATTACGAGGAACAGCTGAAGATTTGGACATGACGATGCTTGATAATGTTTACATCATCGCGTTCTGTATGCCAGAACAACTCAAGTCAGCTGTGGAAAATATCAGACCCGTACTCAATAAATTTGGGGGAACCTGTTACGTCTCCGATGTTATGGAAATCCGTTCATTAAAATGTGTCGCATCACTATGA
- a CDS encoding carbonic anhydrase, protein MERRDFLKWGIFGGLGLLVTASDLLWQVEQVQAAELPPTAAPSLSPDAALQKLLEGNQRFVQHQPQYPDQSQTRLQEVAQAQHPFATILSCADSRVPAEIIFDQGIGDIFDVRIAGNIATPEAIGSIEYAVALLNTPLLMVLGHERCGAVTAAVQNEVLPGDISTFVKAIKPVVAKVKYQPGDKVDNAVIANVHYQIQRLKRSPLLSELLQSGKLKIVGGRYDLDTGSVNIIT, encoded by the coding sequence ATGGAACGTCGTGACTTTTTAAAGTGGGGAATCTTTGGGGGACTTGGTTTATTGGTAACTGCTAGCGATTTACTCTGGCAGGTAGAACAAGTTCAAGCTGCTGAATTACCCCCAACAGCTGCTCCTTCCCTCAGTCCAGATGCTGCACTGCAAAAGCTGCTAGAGGGAAATCAGCGTTTTGTCCAGCATCAACCTCAATATCCCGATCAATCTCAGACTCGATTGCAGGAAGTAGCTCAAGCTCAACATCCATTTGCAACTATTTTAAGTTGTGCAGATTCGCGAGTGCCTGCGGAAATTATTTTTGACCAAGGCATCGGTGATATTTTTGATGTTCGCATTGCCGGAAATATTGCTACCCCAGAAGCGATCGGTAGTATTGAATATGCAGTTGCTTTGTTGAATACTCCTTTGCTGATGGTATTAGGTCATGAGCGATGTGGAGCAGTCACCGCCGCTGTGCAGAACGAAGTGTTACCTGGTGATATCAGTACTTTTGTCAAGGCAATTAAACCAGTCGTGGCCAAGGTCAAATATCAGCCAGGCGATAAAGTTGATAATGCTGTAATTGCCAATGTGCATTATCAAATTCAACGGTTAAAGCGATCGCCCCTTTTATCTGAGCTATTACAATCCGGGAAATTAAAAATCGTAGGTGGTCGTTATGATTTAGATACGGGTAGTGTAAATATTATCACTTAA